A genomic window from Lotus japonicus ecotype B-129 chromosome 1, LjGifu_v1.2 includes:
- the LOC130734258 gene encoding uncharacterized protein LOC130734258 produces the protein MAGGPRRRGREGQPRRDKTQSKGKEHVVVEPSTCEEQEAVVEQSTCQGKEAVVQPEVDFATIRSPNFQFRPTAVNLLKVIIWHKGHFVFEPTCEYVEGVCVILPRFDPDELSSMELQKLVQELGYPSYKCLWYRAPALGLFDGRRPFSDDKDVHTFLKDLQGFSEVEFYVEHCEEAIKLQEGNQEGVSQISVEDIDIDTESAFVSIAREAETAFESQSRRTEVLSSEAREAEVIIEEGVLPPVVTVEGGVSGIVSEEGVLPGFGRGVRLTDVEIDVVIDGVFEAENRVWEEHIVVHEDREG, from the exons ATGGCGGGTGGTCCCAGGCGTCGAGGTAGAGAAGGACAACCACGACGCGACAAGACTCAAAGCAAGGGAAAGGAGCATGTCGTTGTTGAACCAAGCACATGCGAGGAACAGGAAGCTGTCGTTGAACAAAGCACATGCCAGGGAAAGGAAGCTGTCGTTCAACCCGAAGTTGATTTTGCCACGATTCGAAGCCCTAATTTCCAATTTAG GCCTACTGCAGTGAACTTATTGAAAGTGATTATTTGGCATAAAGGACATTTTGTGTTTGAACCTACATGTGAGTATGTTGAAGGAGTGTGTGTGATTCTGCCAAGGTTTGATCCTGATGAGTTAAGTTCAATGGAACTACAGAAGTTAGTTCAAGAACTTGGGTATCCATCATACAAGTGTTTGTGGTATAGGGCTCCTGCTTTAGGATTGTTTGATGGTCGCAGACCATTTAGCGATGATAAAGATGTTCACACCTTTCTGAAAGATTTGCAAGGGTTCTCTGAAGTTGAATTTTATGTTGAGCACTGTGAAGAAGCTATTAAGTTGCAGGAAGGGAATCAGGAAGGGGTGAGTCAGATTTCTGTGGAGGACATTGATATTGACACAGAGTCTGCCTTTGTGAGTATTGCAAGGGAGGCAGAGACTGCCTTTGAGAGTCAATCAAGGCGGACTGAGGTACTGAGTAGTGAAGCAAGAGAGGCTGAGGTTATAATTGAGGAGGGTGTGCTGCCACCAGTTGTTACTGTGGAGGGGGGAGTTTCTGGGATTGTTAGTGAGGAGGGTGTGCTGCCTGGGTTTGGGAGGGGTGTGCGGCTTACTGATGTAGAGATTGATGTTGTAATTGATGGTGTATTTGAGGCTGAGAATAGAGTCTGGGAGGAACATATTGTTGTGCATGAGGATAGAGAGGGTTAA